One Microtus ochrogaster isolate Prairie Vole_2 unplaced genomic scaffold, MicOch1.0 UNK26, whole genome shotgun sequence genomic region harbors:
- the Dpy30 gene encoding protein dpy-30 homolog isoform X1 has translation MESEQMLEGQTQVTENPHSEYGLTDNVERIVENEKINAEKSSKQKVDLQSLPTRAYLDQTVVPILLQGLAVLAKERPPNPIEFLASYLLKNKAQFEDRN, from the exons ATGGAGTCAGAGCAGATGCTGGAGGGACAGACGCAG gttaCAGAAAACCCTCACTCCGAGTACGGTCTTACGGACAACGTTGAG AGGATAGTCGAAAATGAGAAGATTAATGCAGAAAAGTCATCAAAACAGAAGGTGGATCTACAGTCTTTGCCAACCCGTGCCTACCTGGATCAGACAGTCGTGCCTATCTTAttacagggtcttgctgtgcttGCAAAGGAAAG ACCGCCAAATCCCATTGAGTTTCTAGcatcttatcttttaaaaaataaggcacAGTTTGAAGACCGAAATTGA
- the Dpy30 gene encoding protein dpy-30 homolog isoform X2, giving the protein MESEQMLEGQTQVTENPHSEYGLTDNVERIVENEKINAEKSSKQKVDLQSLPTRAYLDQTVVPILLQGLAVLAKEDRQIPLSF; this is encoded by the exons ATGGAGTCAGAGCAGATGCTGGAGGGACAGACGCAG gttaCAGAAAACCCTCACTCCGAGTACGGTCTTACGGACAACGTTGAG AGGATAGTCGAAAATGAGAAGATTAATGCAGAAAAGTCATCAAAACAGAAGGTGGATCTACAGTCTTTGCCAACCCGTGCCTACCTGGATCAGACAGTCGTGCCTATCTTAttacagggtcttgctgtgcttGCAAAGGA AGACCGCCAAATCCCATTGAGTTTCTAG